Proteins from a single region of Thermoanaerobacter uzonensis DSM 18761:
- a CDS encoding amino acid ABC transporter permease, with product MSVNFLSMLKYSHLFVSGLLMTLKLTFLAVTIGVILGLFIALIKMSSIKPLSFIGASYVEIIRGTPLLVQLLLIYNGLMQFGIDIPAFTAGVSALAINSAAYVAEIIRAGIQAVDPGQNEAARSLGMTHAMAMRYVIIPQAIKNILPALGNEFIVMLKESAIVSVIGFADLTRQADIIQSVTYKYFEPYIIIAAIYFIMTFIFSRLLGIFERRLRAGDTR from the coding sequence ATGAGTGTAAATTTTTTGAGCATGCTAAAATACAGTCATTTATTTGTAAGCGGCCTTCTCATGACTTTAAAACTCACCTTTTTAGCAGTGACAATAGGAGTTATATTAGGTCTATTCATAGCTCTTATTAAAATGTCTTCTATAAAACCTTTAAGTTTTATAGGAGCCAGTTATGTTGAAATTATAAGAGGTACTCCTCTTTTGGTACAACTTTTATTGATATATAATGGCCTTATGCAATTTGGAATAGATATACCAGCTTTTACAGCGGGAGTTTCTGCTCTTGCCATAAATAGCGCTGCTTATGTTGCCGAAATTATAAGAGCAGGCATACAAGCTGTAGACCCCGGTCAAAACGAAGCAGCTCGTTCCCTTGGCATGACTCATGCTATGGCGATGAGGTATGTTATAATTCCCCAGGCAATAAAAAATATCCTTCCTGCCTTGGGAAATGAATTTATCGTGATGCTCAAAGAATCAGCTATTGTATCAGTAATAGGCTTTGCGGACCTTACAAGGCAAGCAGACATTATACAAAGCGTTACTTATAAGTATTTCGAGCCTTACATCATCATTGCAGCCATATATTTTATAATGACCTTCATCTTTTCAAGACTCCTTGGAATCTTTGAAAGGAGGCTTAGGGCTGGTGATACGCGTTAA
- a CDS encoding amino acid ABC transporter ATP-binding protein has protein sequence MIRVNEVYKTFGDLEVLRGVSLNVNKGEVVVIIGPSGSGKSTLLRCINLLEVPTKGEIYIEGIKINDKKVNINKIRQKVGMVFQHFNLFPHLTALENVTLAPIKVKKMDKKTAEKIALGLLEKVGLLDKKDEYPIKLSGGQKQRLAIARALAMQPDIMLFDEPTSALDPEMVKEVLNVMKGLANEGMTMVVVTHEMGFAREVGDRVIFMDDGMIIEEGTPEDIFYNTKNERTKEFISKIL, from the coding sequence GTGATACGCGTTAATGAGGTATATAAAACCTTTGGGGATTTAGAAGTATTAAGAGGTGTAAGTCTAAACGTAAATAAGGGAGAAGTTGTTGTGATAATAGGACCAAGTGGTTCGGGAAAAAGTACCCTTTTAAGGTGTATAAACCTTTTAGAGGTGCCTACTAAAGGAGAAATCTATATTGAAGGGATCAAAATAAACGACAAAAAAGTAAACATCAATAAGATAAGGCAAAAAGTAGGGATGGTTTTTCAGCATTTTAATTTATTTCCACACCTGACAGCTCTTGAAAATGTAACTTTAGCTCCTATTAAAGTGAAAAAAATGGACAAAAAAACCGCTGAGAAGATAGCTTTGGGCTTACTTGAAAAAGTAGGGCTTTTAGACAAAAAGGACGAGTACCCTATTAAGCTTTCAGGCGGTCAAAAGCAGAGACTTGCAATTGCAAGGGCATTAGCTATGCAGCCAGATATTATGCTTTTTGATGAGCCCACATCAGCCCTTGACCCTGAAATGGTAAAAGAAGTTTTAAACGTCATGAAAGGATTGGCTAATGAAGGAATGACGATGGTAGTTGTCACCCATGAAATGGGTTTTGCGAGGGAAGTGGGAGATAGAGTCATTTTTATGGACGATGGAATGATAATTGAAGAAGGGACGCCAGAAGATATTTTCTACAATACAAAAAATGAAAGGACAAAAGAATTTATAAGTAAGATTTTGTAA
- the hpf gene encoding ribosome hibernation-promoting factor, HPF/YfiA family: MNITVSGKNGMTVTDGLRDAVRKNVGKLSKYFTEDTEVRTVLSVQKNNHIAEITIPFKGIIFRAEEVSDDMYVSIDRVVDKIEKQILKHKTKLKNRFGANESIRFEIPPVYEEAKGEEEDGSFEIVKTKRFPIKPMSPEEAILQMNLLGHSFFVFTNADTDTINVVYKRKDGKYGLIEPIE, encoded by the coding sequence ATGAATATTACAGTAAGTGGTAAAAACGGCATGACAGTTACGGATGGACTAAGGGATGCGGTTAGAAAAAATGTGGGCAAGTTAAGCAAGTACTTTACTGAGGACACTGAAGTTAGGACTGTTTTAAGTGTTCAGAAAAACAATCACATTGCGGAAATTACGATACCTTTTAAGGGTATTATATTTAGAGCTGAAGAAGTCAGCGATGACATGTATGTGTCAATTGATAGGGTTGTAGACAAAATAGAAAAACAAATACTCAAACACAAGACAAAGCTTAAAAATAGATTTGGTGCTAATGAGTCAATAAGGTTTGAAATTCCACCTGTTTATGAAGAAGCTAAGGGAGAAGAGGAAGATGGTTCCTTTGAAATAGTTAAAACAAAGAGGTTCCCCATAAAGCCTATGTCACCTGAGGAAGCAATTCTTCAGATGAACCTTTTGGGACATAGCTTCTTTGTATTTACAAATGCCGACACTGACACTATAAATGTCGTATACAAAAGAAAAGATGGGAAATATGGCTTAATAGAGCCAATAGAATAA
- a CDS encoding HD-GYP domain-containing protein: MLNKRVKIYISIIIALGLSFIIYSILNIPINRVIDIILFVFFAALAESMPIYVTKELAVSVAFAIDLMAVLIFGPYEGSLIASLGMTFRFAKYPDGKIVHLFNLPYYKVLFNASQLALSVGVGGLIYEYTGGISGNYIYPRHLLSAILAAMTYYLLNTFIIAMLLSLLLNKSFKYILTKDFKWMIPNFFFLAFLGIVMSEAFIKIGYISFILLFIPLLMIRYMFKLYMDSKQSYYDTINVLVKALDAKDKYTAGHSKNVEKIAALLCREFGFSESHTEMVRIASLLHDIGKIGVKEEVLNKPGKLTDEELSIIKEHPQKGYEILRDVPALKEASLWVKYHHEWYNGSGYPDGIKGDEIPLEAQILSLADVFDALVSDRPYRKAFSQEEAYKIILEHEGSQFSPKIISAFKKAFEKNREEFKHDI; this comes from the coding sequence ATGCTTAACAAAAGAGTAAAAATATACATTTCTATAATAATAGCTTTAGGATTATCTTTTATTATTTATTCTATATTAAACATTCCTATAAATAGAGTTATAGATATAATTTTATTTGTTTTTTTTGCAGCTTTAGCTGAATCAATGCCAATATATGTAACCAAAGAACTTGCTGTATCTGTTGCATTTGCAATTGATTTAATGGCTGTTCTTATATTTGGTCCATATGAAGGTTCTTTAATTGCTTCTTTAGGAATGACTTTTCGCTTTGCCAAGTATCCGGATGGCAAAATAGTACACTTATTTAACTTGCCTTATTATAAAGTTTTATTTAATGCTTCTCAACTAGCTTTAAGTGTCGGTGTTGGTGGCTTGATATATGAATATACGGGAGGTATTTCTGGTAATTACATATATCCTCGACACCTGTTATCTGCAATATTAGCAGCAATGACATATTATTTATTAAATACCTTCATCATAGCTATGCTATTATCTCTTTTATTAAATAAGTCTTTTAAATATATATTAACAAAAGATTTTAAATGGATGATTCCAAACTTTTTCTTTCTTGCCTTTTTGGGTATAGTTATGTCTGAAGCTTTTATAAAAATAGGTTATATAAGTTTCATTTTACTTTTTATACCTCTTTTGATGATACGATATATGTTTAAGCTTTACATGGACTCAAAGCAGTCTTATTACGACACAATAAATGTGCTTGTAAAGGCTCTTGATGCAAAGGATAAATATACAGCGGGTCATTCAAAAAACGTTGAAAAAATTGCGGCTTTACTTTGTAGAGAATTTGGTTTTAGTGAGTCTCACACTGAAATGGTGAGGATTGCATCACTTTTACATGACATAGGAAAGATTGGAGTAAAAGAAGAGGTTTTAAATAAGCCCGGGAAGTTAACTGATGAAGAATTAAGCATAATAAAAGAACATCCCCAAAAAGGCTATGAAATTTTAAGAGATGTCCCTGCTTTAAAAGAAGCTTCTCTATGGGTGAAATACCATCACGAGTGGTATAATGGAAGTGGATATCCCGACGGGATAAAAGGTGACGAAATACCATTGGAAGCGCAAATACTTTCTTTAGCAGACGTTTTTGATGCGTTGGTTTCAGACAGGCCCTACCGAAAGGCTTTTTCACAAGAGGAAGCTTATAAAATAATTTTAGAACATGAAGGGTCACAGTTTAGTCCTAAAATAATAAGTGCTTTCAAAAAAGCTTTTGAAAAGAATAGGGAGGAGTTTAAACATGATATTTGA
- a CDS encoding DUF5317 domain-containing protein, with translation MIFDSLGASLIYGTLRRGKISGIADIDIKKSSLFITAFVLEFGMLNLANKFHAIMEYRSYIHFFVYLLLFIGLWYNRDNKYFRIISVGVFLNFIVIFANGGRMPVSIDALKAAGLNNLILDLQANKIATHQVLTSSTRLKFLADVLVLPKPYPLPKAFSIGDFIMATGTFLLVTNAMLKKVKNHDGTRAKEQNS, from the coding sequence ATGATATTTGATTCACTGGGTGCTTCTCTGATTTACGGAACTTTAAGAAGAGGAAAAATCAGCGGAATCGCTGATATTGATATAAAAAAGTCCAGCCTTTTTATAACGGCTTTTGTTTTGGAGTTTGGCATGTTAAACCTCGCCAATAAATTTCATGCGATTATGGAATACCGGTCTTATATCCACTTCTTTGTTTATCTTTTGCTTTTCATAGGATTGTGGTACAATAGAGATAACAAGTATTTTAGGATAATAAGTGTGGGAGTGTTTTTAAATTTTATCGTTATATTTGCCAACGGAGGAAGAATGCCTGTCTCCATTGATGCTTTAAAAGCAGCGGGACTTAATAATCTCATCCTTGACCTTCAGGCAAATAAAATTGCTACCCATCAGGTTTTGACAAGTTCTACACGGTTAAAATTTTTAGCGGATGTCTTAGTGTTGCCGAAACCTTATCCACTGCCCAAAGCCTTTAGCATAGGAGATTTTATAATGGCAACGGGCACGTTTTTACTTGTTACAAATGCAATGCTTAAAAAGGTGAAGAATCATGACGGCACAAGAGCGAAGGAACAAAATAGTTGA